A single genomic interval of Paracoccus contaminans harbors:
- a CDS encoding vitamin B12-dependent ribonucleotide reductase: MKIERRFTSNEGGAYGGVVFRTTTSEIRNPDGTVVFRNEAVEVPEGWSQVASDVIAQKYFRKAGVPAALKRVREKGVPEFLWRSVPDEAALAALPEADRFVGETSARQVFDRLAGAWTYWGWKGGYFTAEDDARAYYDEMRHMLARQMAAPNSPQWFNTGLHWAYGIDGPSQGHFYVDYRTGELVKSDSAYEHPQPHACFIQSVADDLVNEGGIMDLWVREARLFKYGSGTGTNFSSLRGEGEKLSGGGKSSGLMGFLKIGDRAAGAIKSGGTTRRAAKMVICDMDHPDIEAFINWKVIEEQKVASLVAGSKQHEAKLNEIFAAIRQWDGSAEGATDPAQNTALKAAIRSAKKAMIPETYINRVLQYARQGFDSIEFPTYDTDWDSEAYASVSGQNSNNSVRVTDAFLRAVREDADWALIRRTDGKVARTIKARDLWEQVGHAAWACADPGIQFHDTVNAWHTCPADGPIRGSNPCSEYMFLDDTACNLASMNLLTFLQDGKFDADGYVHATRLWTLTLEISVLMAQFPSREIAQRSYDFRTLGLGYANIGGLLMNLGLGYDSDKGRALCGALTALMTGVAYATSAEMAGELGPFPGYARNADAMLRVIRNHRAAAWGTGSYEGVNVNPVELDVENCPDPRLAAMAQAAWDEALSLGEEHGFRNAQTTVIAPTGTIGLVMDCDTTGIEPDFALVKFKKLAGGGYFKIINQSVPAALETLGYPSAQIEEIVAYAVGHASLGNCPGINHAALVGHGFGPRELEKLDAALASAFDIRFVFNQWTLGEAFCKGALGIPADKLADPSFDLLRHLGFTRAQIDAANDHVCGTMTLEGAPFLKAEHYSVFDCANACGKKGTRYLSVDSHIRMMAAAQSFISGAISKTINMPNTATIEDALAAYELSWSLGIKANALYRDGSKLSQPLASALVADDDEAAEVLESGSAQEKAAVIAEKIVERIIVKEAVRSNREKLPARRKGYTQKAIVGGHKVYLRTGEYDDGKLGEIFIDMHKEGAGFRAMMNNFAIAVSVGLQYGVPLEEFVDAFTFTRFEPAGMVQGNDSIKNATSILDYIFRELAVSYLDRTDLAHVKPNGASFDSLGGGEAEGRPELASASEGVASKSVELLRQISSTGYLRKRLPQELMVLQGGVSTVAVSSSLAETQASYEVGVAVALDPRAKARMQGYEGDPCGECGNYTLVRNGTCMKCNTCGGTSGCS, encoded by the coding sequence ATGAAGATCGAACGGCGGTTCACCAGCAACGAAGGCGGCGCTTACGGCGGCGTCGTATTCCGCACCACCACCTCGGAAATCCGCAATCCCGATGGCACCGTGGTGTTCCGCAACGAGGCCGTCGAAGTCCCCGAAGGGTGGAGCCAGGTCGCATCCGACGTGATCGCCCAGAAATATTTCCGCAAGGCCGGCGTTCCCGCCGCGCTGAAGCGCGTGCGCGAAAAGGGCGTGCCCGAGTTCCTGTGGCGCTCGGTCCCCGACGAGGCGGCGCTGGCGGCCCTGCCCGAAGCCGATCGTTTTGTCGGCGAAACCTCGGCGCGTCAGGTGTTCGACCGCTTGGCCGGGGCCTGGACCTATTGGGGCTGGAAGGGCGGCTATTTCACCGCCGAGGATGATGCCCGCGCCTATTATGACGAAATGCGCCACATGCTGGCCCGGCAGATGGCGGCGCCCAACAGCCCGCAGTGGTTCAACACCGGGCTGCACTGGGCCTATGGTATCGACGGTCCTTCGCAGGGCCATTTCTATGTCGATTACCGCACCGGCGAGCTGGTCAAGTCCGACAGCGCCTATGAACACCCCCAGCCTCATGCCTGCTTCATCCAGTCCGTCGCCGACGATCTGGTGAATGAGGGCGGCATCATGGACCTGTGGGTGCGCGAGGCGCGGCTGTTCAAATACGGCAGCGGCACGGGCACCAACTTCTCCTCGCTGCGGGGCGAGGGCGAAAAGCTGTCGGGCGGCGGCAAGTCCTCGGGGCTGATGGGGTTCCTCAAGATCGGCGACCGCGCGGCGGGCGCGATCAAGTCGGGCGGCACCACGCGCCGCGCGGCCAAGATGGTGATCTGCGACATGGATCACCCCGACATCGAGGCCTTCATCAACTGGAAGGTGATCGAGGAACAGAAGGTCGCCAGCCTCGTCGCCGGCTCGAAACAGCACGAAGCCAAGCTGAACGAGATCTTTGCCGCGATCCGCCAGTGGGACGGCAGCGCCGAGGGCGCGACCGATCCGGCGCAGAACACGGCGCTGAAGGCCGCCATCCGGTCGGCGAAAAAGGCGATGATCCCGGAAACCTACATCAACCGGGTTCTGCAATACGCGCGGCAAGGCTTTGATTCCATCGAGTTTCCGACCTACGACACCGACTGGGACAGCGAGGCTTATGCCAGCGTCTCGGGCCAGAACTCGAACAACTCGGTCCGTGTCACCGACGCCTTCCTCAGGGCGGTGCGCGAGGATGCCGACTGGGCGCTGATCCGCCGCACCGATGGCAAGGTCGCCCGCACCATCAAGGCGCGCGATCTGTGGGAACAGGTCGGCCATGCCGCCTGGGCCTGCGCCGATCCGGGCATCCAGTTCCACGACACCGTCAACGCCTGGCACACCTGCCCGGCGGACGGGCCGATCCGGGGGTCGAACCCCTGTTCGGAATACATGTTCCTGGATGACACCGCCTGCAACCTGGCGTCCATGAACCTGCTGACCTTCCTGCAGGACGGCAAGTTCGATGCGGACGGCTATGTTCACGCCACGCGCCTGTGGACGCTGACGCTGGAAATCAGCGTGCTGATGGCGCAGTTCCCGTCCAGGGAGATCGCGCAGCGCAGCTATGATTTCCGCACCCTCGGGCTCGGCTATGCCAATATCGGCGGGCTGCTGATGAATCTCGGCCTTGGCTATGACAGCGACAAGGGCCGGGCGCTGTGCGGGGCGCTGACCGCGCTGATGACCGGCGTCGCCTATGCGACCTCGGCCGAGATGGCGGGCGAGCTGGGGCCGTTCCCCGGCTATGCCCGCAACGCCGACGCGATGCTGCGGGTGATCCGCAACCACCGCGCCGCCGCCTGGGGAACCGGCAGCTATGAGGGCGTGAACGTCAATCCGGTCGAACTGGACGTGGAGAACTGCCCCGATCCGCGGCTGGCCGCCATGGCGCAGGCCGCCTGGGACGAGGCGCTGAGCCTGGGCGAGGAGCATGGCTTCCGCAACGCCCAGACCACGGTGATCGCGCCGACCGGCACGATCGGCCTGGTCATGGACTGCGACACCACCGGGATCGAGCCGGATTTCGCCCTGGTCAAGTTCAAGAAGCTGGCGGGTGGCGGCTATTTCAAGATCATCAACCAGTCGGTTCCTGCCGCGCTGGAAACGCTGGGCTATCCTTCGGCCCAGATCGAGGAGATCGTCGCCTATGCGGTCGGTCATGCCAGCCTCGGCAACTGCCCCGGCATCAACCATGCCGCGCTGGTCGGGCACGGCTTCGGCCCGCGCGAGCTGGAAAAGCTGGACGCGGCCCTCGCCAGCGCCTTCGACATCCGCTTCGTCTTCAACCAGTGGACGCTGGGCGAGGCGTTCTGCAAGGGCGCACTGGGCATCCCGGCCGACAAGCTGGCCGATCCGTCCTTCGACCTGCTGCGGCATCTTGGGTTCACCAGGGCGCAGATCGATGCGGCCAACGACCATGTCTGCGGCACGATGACGCTGGAAGGCGCGCCCTTCCTGAAGGCGGAACATTACAGCGTCTTTGACTGCGCCAATGCCTGCGGCAAGAAGGGCACGCGCTATCTGTCGGTGGACAGCCACATCCGCATGATGGCGGCGGCGCAAAGCTTCATCTCGGGCGCGATCTCCAAGACGATCAACATGCCGAACACGGCCACGATCGAGGATGCGCTGGCGGCCTATGAGCTGTCCTGGAGCCTCGGGATCAAGGCCAATGCCCTTTACCGCGACGGCTCCAAGCTGTCGCAGCCGCTGGCATCGGCGCTGGTTGCCGATGACGACGAGGCCGCCGAGGTGCTGGAATCGGGCAGCGCGCAGGAAAAGGCGGCCGTCATCGCCGAGAAGATCGTCGAGCGGATCATCGTCAAGGAGGCCGTCCGGTCGAACCGCGAAAAGCTGCCCGCGCGGCGCAAGGGCTATACCCAGAAGGCGATCGTGGGCGGCCACAAGGTCTATCTGCGCACCGGCGAATATGACGATGGCAAGCTGGGCGAGATCTTCATCGACATGCACAAGGAAGGTGCCGGCTTCCGCGCGATGATGAACAACTTCGCCATCGCGGTGTCGGTCGGCCTGCAATACGGCGTCCCGCTGGAGGAGTTCGTGGACGCCTTCACCTTCACCCGCTTCGAACCTGCGGGCATGGTGCAGGGCAACGACAGCATCAAGAACGCGACCTCGATCCTGGACTATATCTTCCGGGAACTGGCGGTCAGCTATCTGGACCGGACCGACCTTGCGCATGTCAAGCCGAACGGCGCCAGCTTTGACAGCCTGGGCGGCGGCGAGGCCGAGGGCCGGCCCGAACTGGCCTCGGCCTCCGAGGGGGTTGCGTCCAAGTCTGTCGAGCTGCTTCGCCAGATCAGTTCGACCGGCTATCTGCGCAAGCGCCTGCCGCAGGAGCTGATGGTGCTGCAGGGGGGCGTCTCGACGGTGGCGGTGTCGTCCAGCCTGGCCGAGACGCAGGCGAGCTATGAGGTCGGGGTGGCGGTCGCGCTGGACCCGCGCGCCAAGGCCCGGATGCAGGGTTACGAGGGCGACCCCTGCGGCGAATGCGGCAACTACACGCTGGTGCGCAACGGCACCTGCATGAAGTGCAACACCTGCGGCGGCACCTCGGGCTGCAGCTGA
- a CDS encoding GIY-YIG nuclease family protein, with amino-acid sequence MDHLSAILLILAAPIVGGMARDAATSSAPALQTGRVRWLHKPRNRPALYVMRLEADPSVFKVGYTARRVETRASEIAAVRGPVTVSAVIRMPHAYAAEQLAHRRLQRTRGIRPLGGEWYRLVDGRRDRPERLALSAARSVRNRSRIRFSWPDGAALRILRPDGGDHA; translated from the coding sequence ATGGACCACCTTTCCGCCATTCTTCTGATCCTTGCTGCGCCGATCGTCGGCGGCATGGCAAGGGACGCCGCCACGTCCTCGGCACCCGCATTGCAGACGGGCCGGGTCCGCTGGCTTCACAAGCCCCGGAACCGTCCCGCGCTTTACGTGATGCGCCTTGAGGCCGACCCTTCGGTCTTCAAGGTCGGCTATACCGCCCGGCGGGTCGAGACGCGGGCCAGCGAGATCGCCGCGGTCCGCGGTCCGGTGACGGTTTCCGCCGTGATCCGGATGCCCCATGCCTATGCGGCCGAACAGCTTGCCCATCGCAGGCTGCAACGGACCAGGGGCATCCGCCCGCTGGGGGGCGAATGGTATCGCCTTGTGGACGGGCGGCGCGACAGACCCGAACGGCTGGCCCTGTCGGCCGCACGATCGGTCCGCAACCGCTCGCGCATCAGGTTTTCCTGGCCCGACGGGGCGGCGCTGAGGATATTGCGCCCCGATGGGGGCGATCACGCGTGA